One genomic segment of Trichococcus shcherbakoviae includes these proteins:
- a CDS encoding SRPBCC domain-containing protein — MLTVNEQLQKWFPQLEIEQLKPDGKIRFDFGNGSYEEMTLLKVSEPSSLAFTWDTNIMRFELSGTA; from the coding sequence ATGCTTACGGTCAATGAGCAGCTGCAAAAATGGTTCCCACAACTGGAAATCGAACAGTTGAAGCCCGACGGAAAAATCAGATTCGACTTCGGAAACGGGTCCTACGAAGAGATGACGTTACTTAAAGTTTCCGAACCATCAAGCCTCGCCTTTACATGGGACACAAACATTATGCGTTTTGAATTGTCCGGGACTGCTTAG
- the gorA gene encoding glutathione-disulfide reductase has translation MREYDFIAIGGGSGGIATMNRASEYGAKTAVIEGKLLGGTCVNIGCVPKKIMWYASQISEAIHKYGPDYGFDIGAHKIDFPTLLKNRDAYVERSRNSYQAGFERRNVDVIEGFAKFVDNHTVEVNGELIRSKHILIATGAKPIRPRIPGAKLGDVSDTFFEWTELPEKVAVVGAGYIAIELAGVLHNLGVDTHLYVRYDTPLRKYDDSIIEGLMQEIEKDGPTLHTHAVSKAVEKNADGTLTLHLEDGRSEIFDKIIWAIGRTANIDGLNIEATDVKVSDKKFIIVDEYENSSVDGIYAVGDVTGKNMLTPVAIAAGRRLSERLFNNKPNEKLDYDNIPTVIFSHPPIGSIGLSEKDAIEKFGADQVKVYKSTFASMYTAVTAHRQLVKMKLVCVGENEKVVGLHGIGYGVDEMIQGFAVAIKMGATKADFDNTVAIHPTGAEEFVTMR, from the coding sequence ATGAGGGAATATGATTTTATCGCCATCGGAGGCGGCAGCGGCGGCATCGCAACGATGAACCGTGCATCAGAATATGGTGCCAAAACCGCTGTTATTGAAGGGAAATTATTGGGGGGAACCTGCGTAAACATCGGTTGCGTACCGAAAAAAATCATGTGGTATGCGTCCCAAATATCCGAGGCGATCCACAAATACGGACCGGATTATGGGTTCGATATAGGCGCGCACAAAATCGACTTCCCGACCTTATTGAAGAACCGGGATGCCTACGTCGAACGCTCCCGCAACTCCTATCAAGCCGGATTCGAACGCCGCAATGTCGATGTGATCGAAGGCTTCGCCAAATTCGTCGACAACCATACCGTTGAAGTGAACGGGGAGCTGATCCGCTCCAAGCACATCCTGATTGCGACCGGCGCAAAACCGATCCGTCCACGGATTCCTGGAGCAAAGCTCGGCGACGTATCAGATACGTTCTTCGAATGGACAGAATTACCGGAAAAAGTCGCTGTCGTCGGTGCGGGTTACATTGCCATCGAATTGGCCGGCGTGCTGCATAATTTGGGCGTGGATACACATCTGTATGTCCGTTACGACACGCCATTGCGCAAATACGATGACAGCATCATCGAAGGCTTGATGCAGGAAATTGAAAAAGACGGTCCGACGCTGCACACACATGCTGTCTCAAAAGCAGTCGAAAAGAATGCAGACGGTACTTTGACGCTGCATCTTGAGGACGGCAGATCGGAAATTTTCGATAAAATCATCTGGGCGATCGGCCGGACCGCCAACATAGACGGTTTAAACATCGAAGCGACGGATGTGAAAGTCAGCGACAAAAAATTCATCATCGTCGACGAGTACGAGAATAGCTCAGTTGACGGCATCTACGCGGTAGGGGACGTAACCGGCAAAAACATGCTGACGCCTGTTGCGATTGCAGCCGGACGCAGACTGTCGGAACGCCTATTCAACAACAAGCCGAATGAAAAGTTGGACTACGACAACATCCCAACCGTGATCTTCAGCCACCCTCCAATCGGCAGCATCGGATTGAGCGAAAAAGACGCCATAGAGAAGTTTGGCGCCGATCAGGTGAAAGTATACAAGTCCACTTTTGCATCGATGTACACGGCCGTTACAGCCCATCGTCAGCTTGTGAAGATGAAACTGGTCTGTGTAGGAGAAAACGAGAAAGTAGTCGGACTCCACGGAATCGGCTATGGCGTCGATGAAATGATCCAAGGCTTTGCGGTTGCCATCAAAATGGGCGCCACCAAAGCCGACTTCGACAACACCGTAGCCATCCATCCGACTGGCGCGGAAGAATTCGTGACTATGAGATAG
- a CDS encoding dihydrolipoamide dehydrogenase produces the protein MTSNHTGKELQSKKNLPKKWHGLKPSRFAKYRSWINSGSPGICGTYCSAVLVHDAVLQKYKHSLDKDTLLAGLLTVVDEFLPYKGTFFWDVQHGLKVLLADIPDWTVKSGLITEKIVPALLDRPVPVPVIVGTTRLFNSKYKNHWVVVYAYGYNEDGKLFYKAYDNHGRYQAILPASQTIGCVWLEERKNN, from the coding sequence ATGACGTCAAACCATACAGGTAAAGAGCTTCAGTCTAAAAAGAATCTGCCTAAGAAGTGGCACGGCCTGAAGCCATCACGTTTCGCAAAGTACCGCAGTTGGATCAACAGCGGCAGCCCAGGGATCTGCGGAACGTATTGCAGCGCCGTGCTGGTACATGATGCGGTTCTGCAGAAATACAAGCATTCCCTTGATAAAGATACGTTGCTGGCAGGTTTGCTGACGGTCGTTGACGAATTTCTGCCCTACAAAGGCACCTTCTTCTGGGATGTGCAGCACGGCCTGAAAGTCTTGCTGGCGGACATTCCGGATTGGACCGTGAAATCGGGCCTCATCACGGAAAAAATCGTTCCGGCGTTGTTGGATCGCCCGGTTCCGGTTCCCGTCATAGTGGGAACGACGCGTCTATTCAACAGCAAGTACAAGAACCATTGGGTGGTCGTCTATGCTTACGGCTACAACGAAGACGGCAAGCTTTTCTATAAAGCTTACGATAACCATGGCCGCTACCAGGCCATTTTGCCGGCATCGCAGACGATCGGGTGTGTTTGGTTGGAAGAAAGAAAAAATAATTGA
- a CDS encoding chromate transporter, producing MIYLQLFWSFFQIGLFTIGGGYASLPLIRDEIVTNQGWLTMQEYTDIITISQITPGPIAINSATFVGTKVGGFAGAIVATLGTVTPSIILSLILAWAYYKYRDIKIMQGILGGLRPAVVALIAAAGLVLFVAALFQSGGTAIGGITINFLAVAIFLAALYALRTTKIDSIWLILVSGAVSILFHLFS from the coding sequence ATGATCTATCTTCAATTATTCTGGTCTTTTTTCCAGATCGGCTTATTCACGATCGGCGGGGGCTATGCTTCCTTGCCGCTGATTCGGGATGAAATCGTCACGAATCAGGGCTGGCTCACGATGCAGGAATACACGGACATCATCACGATATCGCAGATCACCCCGGGTCCGATCGCCATCAATTCGGCGACTTTCGTCGGGACAAAAGTGGGTGGTTTCGCCGGCGCAATTGTCGCGACACTCGGTACGGTCACGCCTTCGATCATCCTTTCGCTGATTCTGGCATGGGCCTACTACAAGTACCGCGACATCAAAATCATGCAGGGAATCCTCGGCGGGCTCCGTCCGGCAGTCGTGGCTTTGATTGCTGCGGCTGGACTGGTGCTCTTTGTGGCAGCCTTATTCCAATCCGGCGGGACAGCCATCGGTGGGATCACCATCAATTTCCTGGCGGTGGCAATCTTCCTTGCGGCACTGTACGCGCTCCGGACCACTAAAATCGATTCGATCTGGCTGATACTCGTATCGGGAGCCGTGAGCATCCTCTTCCATTTATTCAGCTGA
- a CDS encoding chromate transporter codes for MANKEKSGRLFWTLFKSTFVLSAFTFGGGYVIVPLMQKKFVEELKWIEADEMLDLVALGQSAPGAIAVNTSILIGYRMAGFFGALVTVFGTVTPPLIIITLISYFYMNFRENPIVDALMIGMQAGVAAVIVNVVIGMVSGVVKQRDIINTLLLISAFIASYFFDVHVVLIIFLAGLIGFINLSYRAKMGVGK; via the coding sequence TTGGCAAATAAAGAAAAATCAGGCCGATTGTTTTGGACGCTGTTCAAATCAACGTTTGTGCTGAGCGCATTCACATTCGGCGGCGGCTACGTGATCGTGCCGTTGATGCAAAAGAAATTCGTGGAAGAACTCAAGTGGATCGAGGCGGACGAGATGCTGGATCTGGTCGCTTTGGGGCAGTCCGCTCCGGGTGCGATCGCCGTCAATACGTCCATTCTGATCGGCTACCGGATGGCGGGATTTTTTGGGGCATTGGTGACGGTTTTCGGGACAGTTACGCCGCCGCTTATCATCATCACGCTCATTTCCTATTTTTACATGAATTTCCGTGAAAATCCGATTGTGGATGCTTTGATGATCGGGATGCAGGCCGGTGTGGCTGCGGTCATCGTCAATGTCGTCATCGGCATGGTCAGTGGCGTCGTCAAACAACGGGACATCATCAACACCTTGTTGTTGATTTCAGCATTCATAGCTTCTTACTTTTTTGATGTCCACGTAGTCCTGATCATTTTCCTGGCCGGGCTGATCGGTTTCATCAACTTGAGCTACCGCGCGAAGATGGGGGTGGGCAAATGA
- a CDS encoding DedA family protein, translating to MEQFGYFGVAFLIMIENLFPPIPSEVILTFGGFMTTTTELNIPLMIVAATIGAVVGAAILYGLGTLLDVERLDKIVDKYGNILRITHADIHKADSWFDRYGFWTVFFCRFVPLIRSLISLPAGMANMNFGLFLLFTTIGTVIWNTVLIYLGAAVGSQWETIVHYMDIYSNIAYVIIAIIGIAVIIWYIRKRKQPVKTD from the coding sequence ATGGAGCAATTTGGCTACTTCGGTGTAGCATTTTTGATTATGATCGAAAATCTTTTTCCGCCGATCCCTTCTGAAGTCATTTTGACTTTTGGCGGTTTTATGACAACCACTACGGAGCTCAATATCCCCTTGATGATCGTCGCTGCCACAATCGGTGCAGTCGTCGGGGCCGCGATTCTTTATGGTCTCGGTACCTTATTGGATGTCGAAAGACTGGACAAAATCGTCGACAAGTACGGCAACATCCTGCGCATCACGCATGCTGATATCCACAAAGCAGATTCTTGGTTCGATCGCTATGGCTTCTGGACGGTTTTCTTCTGCCGCTTCGTGCCTTTGATCAGGAGCTTGATCTCTTTACCAGCCGGAATGGCGAACATGAACTTCGGTCTTTTCCTTCTGTTCACGACTATCGGAACCGTCATCTGGAACACAGTCCTGATCTATCTGGGCGCGGCTGTCGGCTCGCAGTGGGAAACGATTGTCCATTATATGGATATTTATTCCAACATCGCCTACGTGATCATCGCTATTATCGGGATTGCCGTCATCATTTGGTATATCCGCAAACGAAAACAGCCTGTTAAAACAGACTGA
- a CDS encoding iron-sulfur cluster biosynthesis family protein gives MKFTFTDSAIAEIQKRYDLKDISLFYAVGEDCGCPSTGIFMLKVNDAGMAEYDAVIETNIGPVPAQKWALVFLDSDNVVDFNATKHAFQLKSERGFLNMNLLLEQTVAQ, from the coding sequence ATGAAATTCACTTTTACCGATTCCGCCATCGCGGAAATCCAAAAACGTTACGACCTTAAGGACATCAGCCTGTTCTATGCAGTCGGTGAAGATTGCGGCTGCCCGAGCACCGGTATTTTCATGCTGAAGGTCAATGATGCCGGAATGGCGGAATACGATGCCGTAATCGAAACGAACATCGGACCTGTTCCTGCTCAAAAATGGGCACTGGTTTTCCTCGACAGCGACAATGTCGTTGACTTCAACGCCACTAAGCACGCTTTCCAACTGAAAAGCGAGCGCGGCTTCCTGAACATGAACCTGTTGCTGGAACAGACTGTCGCACAATAA
- the gcvPB gene encoding aminomethyl-transferring glycine dehydrogenase subunit GcvPB codes for MRKTKNMIFELSRPGRIGYSLPKSDVPKTDFKAKLPEHLVRKQPAELPEISELQLMRHYTNLSQDNFGVENGFYPLGSCTMKYNPKINEVTARLDGFANIHPYQPVETVQGALQLMHELQEDLAVITGMDGVSLQPAAGAHGEWTGLMMVRAYHEKNGDLQRTKVFVPDSAHGTNPSSAHIAGFDVVSIPSTAEGLVDLEALRNAVDDQTAALMLTNPNTLGLFERDIIQIAEIIHGAGGLLYYDGANLNAILSKTTPGTMGFDIVHLNLHKTFSTPHGGGGPGAGPVGVKAHIKEFLPIPRVEKTEDGYVLNSNHPASIGPVKGYYGNFGVLVRAYTYIRTMGPVGLRKVSESAVLHANYLRKLLENDFDTPYPVICKHEFVLSGNRQKKGGVRTLDIAKRLLDYGYYAPTVYFPLIVEEALMIEPTETESKETLDDFAGALIAIAREAAETPETVTQAPHHTSVRRLDEVRAARVIKVKY; via the coding sequence ATGCGTAAAACGAAAAATATGATCTTTGAATTAAGCCGTCCGGGTCGCATCGGCTACAGCTTGCCGAAGAGTGATGTCCCGAAAACGGACTTCAAAGCCAAATTACCGGAGCATCTCGTCCGCAAACAACCTGCAGAACTGCCTGAAATCAGTGAACTGCAGCTGATGCGCCATTACACCAACCTTTCCCAGGACAACTTCGGTGTGGAAAACGGCTTTTATCCGCTGGGTTCCTGCACAATGAAATACAATCCGAAAATCAATGAGGTGACCGCCCGCTTGGACGGCTTCGCCAATATCCATCCTTATCAACCTGTGGAGACCGTCCAAGGCGCGTTACAGTTGATGCATGAGCTGCAGGAAGATCTGGCCGTCATCACCGGCATGGACGGTGTTTCCCTGCAACCGGCAGCCGGTGCGCACGGCGAATGGACCGGATTGATGATGGTGCGGGCTTACCATGAAAAGAATGGCGATCTCCAGCGCACGAAGGTTTTCGTGCCGGATAGTGCCCATGGAACCAACCCATCCAGTGCCCATATCGCGGGGTTCGATGTGGTAAGCATCCCATCGACCGCTGAAGGTTTGGTCGATCTCGAAGCCTTGCGCAATGCAGTTGATGACCAGACTGCCGCCTTGATGCTGACGAATCCGAATACGCTTGGCCTGTTCGAACGCGACATCATTCAGATCGCGGAAATCATCCATGGAGCCGGCGGATTGCTTTATTACGACGGAGCGAACCTGAACGCCATCCTCAGCAAAACGACGCCGGGCACGATGGGCTTCGATATCGTCCATCTGAATCTGCACAAGACCTTCAGCACGCCGCATGGCGGCGGCGGACCGGGAGCCGGTCCGGTAGGCGTAAAAGCACATATCAAGGAGTTCCTGCCGATCCCGAGAGTGGAAAAGACGGAAGATGGCTATGTGCTTAACAGCAATCATCCCGCTTCAATCGGCCCGGTCAAAGGCTATTACGGCAACTTCGGCGTCCTGGTGCGGGCCTACACCTACATCCGCACGATGGGTCCGGTCGGCTTGCGCAAAGTTTCCGAGAGCGCTGTGCTGCATGCCAATTATCTGCGCAAGCTTCTCGAAAATGATTTTGACACGCCGTACCCGGTCATCTGCAAACATGAATTCGTCCTCTCCGGCAACCGCCAGAAGAAAGGCGGCGTAAGGACTTTGGATATAGCCAAACGCTTGCTGGATTACGGTTATTACGCTCCGACCGTCTATTTCCCGCTGATCGTCGAAGAAGCCTTGATGATCGAACCGACGGAAACCGAGAGCAAGGAAACGCTCGATGACTTCGCGGGCGCGCTGATCGCAATCGCCCGCGAAGCTGCCGAAACGCCTGAAACCGTCACCCAAGCGCCGCATCATACATCGGTCAGACGACTGGATGAAGTGCGCGCCGCTAGGGTGATCAAGGTGAAATACTGA
- the gcvPA gene encoding aminomethyl-transferring glycine dehydrogenase subunit GcvPA, with translation MTEEQFRYLPDTAEDEKEMLAVIGVESMEDLFTDIPEQILLKEELAIPAAVSESELLKQMKDLAEKNVSAGQMPIFMGAGTYDHYIPSVVDAVISRSEFYTAYTPYQAEASQGELQAIFEFQSMISELTGMEATNSSLYDGFASLSEAVGLAAAVTKRNEIVLSQSVHPNARAVVHASAKGRGLDVIEVLMEKDVTNFNVTRCLTTPDTAAIVVQYPNFFGSVEDLAVVKKIAEDKGALLIVMANPLALGILEAPGNLGADIVVGDTQPFGLPMSFGGPHCGYFSVNQKHIRKVPGRIVGETLDADGERAFVLTLQSREQHIRREKATSYMSSNQALNALASAVCMAALGKQGVQEMAQLNVDKAAYLAQALQDKGFAILNQSPFFNEFVIDLPFPAEEANRALLEAGIIGGYSLAETYKKPNQLLVCATEKRTKEEIDRFIAVLEGMNHA, from the coding sequence ATGACTGAGGAGCAATTCCGTTATCTACCGGATACAGCCGAAGATGAAAAGGAAATGCTGGCCGTAATCGGGGTCGAGAGCATGGAGGATCTGTTCACGGATATCCCTGAACAGATCCTCCTGAAGGAAGAACTGGCGATTCCGGCTGCCGTTTCCGAATCGGAACTATTGAAACAAATGAAAGATTTGGCCGAAAAAAACGTCAGCGCCGGGCAGATGCCGATCTTCATGGGCGCCGGTACTTATGATCATTACATTCCGAGCGTGGTCGATGCCGTGATTTCGCGCTCCGAATTCTATACGGCCTATACCCCTTATCAGGCGGAAGCCAGCCAAGGGGAACTGCAGGCGATTTTCGAATTCCAATCGATGATCAGCGAATTGACCGGAATGGAAGCGACAAACTCTTCCTTATATGATGGTTTCGCTTCCTTGAGCGAAGCAGTCGGTTTGGCAGCGGCAGTCACGAAAAGGAACGAAATCGTCCTCTCGCAGTCAGTCCACCCGAACGCTCGTGCTGTCGTCCACGCTTCTGCAAAAGGCCGCGGACTGGATGTCATCGAAGTGTTGATGGAGAAGGACGTCACCAATTTCAATGTGACGCGATGCCTGACGACACCTGATACAGCGGCAATCGTTGTCCAGTATCCGAATTTCTTCGGATCGGTCGAAGATTTGGCTGTCGTCAAAAAAATCGCCGAAGACAAAGGCGCGCTGTTGATCGTGATGGCCAATCCATTGGCGCTGGGAATCCTCGAAGCACCTGGAAACTTAGGTGCGGATATCGTCGTCGGCGACACGCAGCCGTTCGGTTTGCCGATGTCATTCGGCGGCCCTCACTGCGGTTACTTCTCCGTGAACCAGAAGCATATCCGCAAAGTTCCCGGCAGAATCGTAGGGGAAACGCTTGATGCCGATGGAGAGCGCGCGTTTGTCCTGACGCTCCAGAGCAGGGAGCAGCATATCCGCCGCGAAAAAGCGACTTCCTACATGAGTTCGAACCAAGCCTTGAATGCCTTGGCCTCCGCCGTCTGCATGGCAGCCCTCGGGAAACAGGGTGTCCAGGAAATGGCGCAACTGAACGTCGACAAAGCGGCTTATCTTGCCCAAGCTTTGCAGGATAAAGGCTTCGCTATCCTGAACCAGTCGCCGTTCTTCAATGAGTTCGTCATCGATCTGCCTTTCCCGGCCGAAGAAGCCAACCGCGCTCTGCTGGAGGCGGGCATCATCGGCGGCTACAGCTTGGCGGAAACCTATAAAAAACCAAATCAATTGTTGGTTTGTGCCACCGAAAAACGCACGAAGGAAGAAATCGACCGATTCATTGCGGTATTGGAGGGTATGAACCATGCGTAA
- the gcvH gene encoding glycine cleavage system protein GcvH: protein MADHKNFYYTKEHEWVEKITEDTVRIGITEHAAEQLGDIVFVDFVADLDAELAKGDEAVTVESVKSVSEVYAPVSGTVIKQNEALADAPETVNAEAFAGGWMYEMTLSDASELDELLSYDEYEAFVAEEEA, encoded by the coding sequence ATGGCAGACCACAAAAATTTTTATTACACAAAAGAGCATGAATGGGTAGAAAAAATCACGGAAGATACGGTACGCATCGGCATCACGGAACATGCGGCTGAACAATTGGGCGACATCGTGTTCGTGGATTTCGTGGCCGATCTGGATGCGGAATTGGCCAAAGGGGACGAAGCGGTCACTGTCGAATCCGTAAAATCAGTCTCGGAAGTCTACGCGCCTGTGTCCGGAACGGTGATCAAGCAAAATGAAGCTTTGGCTGATGCGCCGGAAACCGTCAATGCGGAAGCTTTTGCAGGCGGCTGGATGTACGAAATGACCTTGAGCGATGCCAGCGAATTGGATGAATTATTGAGCTACGACGAGTATGAAGCATTCGTGGCCGAGGAGGAAGCGTAA
- the gcvT gene encoding glycine cleavage system aminomethyltransferase GcvT: MSEPIIGKRTPLFDYYKANGVKLIDFGGWEMPIQFSGILAEHEAVRERAGLFDCSHMGEIEISGGEAESYLNGLLTNDVSVMSIGQAQYNIMCYPDGGAVDDVILFKMEKESYLLVCNASNTDKVYAWMQQNNGLEAILNNISDSIGLLALQGPAAIKILKELTEADLDAIGNYHFIADQEVAGIPHVLISRTGYTGEDGFELYLGSEQTASLWEKLLAAGEAYGVLPCGLGSRDTLRLEAGMPLYGHELSEEINPLAAGLGFAVKTKKTSDFIGKAALTAIRENGPTEKIIGFEATERGIPREGYKIFSAAGEEIGIVTSGTQSPTLKKSIGMALVKSEAAAIGTEIQIEIRNKRIQATIIPKPFYKRAK, translated from the coding sequence GTGAGTGAACCAATTATAGGTAAACGCACGCCATTATTTGATTATTATAAAGCGAACGGCGTGAAGCTGATTGATTTCGGGGGATGGGAGATGCCGATCCAATTTTCCGGAATTCTTGCCGAACATGAAGCAGTCCGTGAACGGGCCGGACTGTTCGATTGTTCGCATATGGGGGAAATTGAAATATCCGGTGGGGAAGCGGAAAGCTACCTGAACGGGCTGCTGACGAATGATGTCAGCGTGATGAGCATCGGACAAGCCCAATACAATATCATGTGTTATCCGGATGGCGGGGCAGTGGATGATGTCATCCTTTTCAAAATGGAAAAAGAAAGTTACCTGTTGGTCTGCAATGCTTCCAACACGGATAAAGTCTATGCGTGGATGCAGCAAAACAACGGATTGGAAGCGATCCTCAACAATATTTCCGACAGCATCGGCCTGCTCGCCCTGCAGGGACCGGCAGCCATCAAGATCCTGAAGGAACTGACGGAAGCCGATCTGGATGCCATCGGAAATTACCATTTCATCGCGGACCAGGAAGTTGCGGGCATTCCGCATGTCCTGATTTCGAGGACGGGCTATACCGGCGAAGATGGCTTTGAATTGTATCTGGGGAGCGAGCAGACCGCTTCCTTATGGGAAAAACTGTTGGCCGCCGGAGAAGCCTACGGGGTATTGCCTTGCGGACTCGGTTCGCGGGACACGCTGCGCCTGGAAGCTGGGATGCCGCTCTATGGGCATGAATTGTCCGAGGAAATCAATCCGTTGGCGGCCGGGCTGGGATTTGCGGTCAAGACGAAAAAAACGAGCGATTTTATCGGCAAAGCTGCCTTGACGGCAATCCGCGAAAACGGACCAACCGAAAAGATCATCGGTTTCGAAGCAACTGAAAGAGGGATCCCGCGCGAAGGCTACAAAATCTTTTCAGCGGCCGGGGAAGAAATCGGGATCGTCACTTCCGGAACGCAATCGCCGACTTTGAAGAAAAGTATCGGGATGGCCTTGGTCAAGTCGGAAGCGGCCGCCATCGGCACAGAAATCCAGATTGAAATACGCAACAAACGCATCCAAGCGACAATCATTCCAAAACCTTTCTACAAAAGAGCGAAATAA